The genomic stretch AGCCCGCCCCGTGCCGCAGGGGGGCGCCAGCGTATTCACCGCGGCGCGCCGGTTCGCCACGGGCGCCGAAAGCCTGTTTCCCAACGAGCCGATCGTGGAATTCTTCCGGGCGAATCTCCCGGAAGGATGCCAAACCTTCGGGGACGTCCATCGCCGGACCCGCCAGCGGGCGTTCGCCCTGGCGGTGGAATATCCCGGCAACGTGGTCCGGGTGTTCGGTGAACACCGCGAGGATCGGCTGCTCGACGGAGCGATGGCCACCTCCGCCCTGCCGCCGTATTTCCCCCCGTGGAAGGCGGGTTCGCGGCGCTACCTGGACGGCGCCCTGGCTGCCAATCTACCCGTGCGGGTGGCGGTGGATTACGGTGCCGAGGAAATTTTGGCGTTGAACGTCGAGGGGTCCATCATCTACATTGAAGGCTCGGGGATCGTCAATGTTTCGGGTTTTGCGCTCGGAGCGATGGTCGCCCAATTGACGGCCCGCCAATTGGAGGTGGCCCGCCACGAAGGCGTGCGAGTGCATTTGCTCACCCTGGACGCGGGGCCGGTCCGGCCGTGGGATTTCACCCAAGCCGAAGCGTTGATCGAGCGGGGCCGGCAGATGGCGCGGAACTATCTGGCACAGAAAGAAAATAGAATCCCCCGCGGGGCGACTTGGCGCTGGCGGTTCCAAAGGCTGTTCGGCGGCCGGCCGCGCCCAAAACCGTGGTGATCCACTGGCCCATCACTCCGTTGACTCCCGGCTGACCGCGGCGTTTCGGCGATTGGGCGCATGATGCCGGACGGAACGGGCGTAACCTAAACACGGCCCGGCCGGATTCTGCAAGCGTCCGTGACCGTCCACCGCGTTCTGCGTATATCTCTTTGGAATCCGAAAGCTTTCCGCCCGCGGATCCGTCAAGGCCGGCATCCGCTTGCGCGGGCGGGGAACTCGCCTATAATAAGGCGGCATACACCGTCGGATGTCTCGGAACCAAGGAGGCTCGCATGTCAGACCTGTTCCAGAAAATTACAGACAGCCGCAATTTGATCGAAAAGATCGGCGCGTTCATCCCCGGCTTCAAAGGCTACGTGGATCGGAATGCCCGCCGCGACGCGGACAAGCTCCTGCGCGAGACGGTGGCCACCCGCTTCGAACAGCAATGGTCGCGGGTATCGGAGCTTCAGCGCCAGATGATCCAGGAAGGCGGGATCGAATCGGTCGACGCCCTCGAGGCGGCCGCGGTCAAACTGCGGACGTTCATCGACCGCGTGCGCACCGCCCCCTACGGGTACGCGGGGTTCTTCGACGCGGTCAAGGTCAACGAACCGGAATTGATCCAACTGTATCAGTTCGACGCTTCCCTGCTCGACCGCGCGGTCCAGCTGGCCGCCGCGGTCGACAACGTCGCCGCTTCGGCGGGAACCGACGGGCTTCCGGCGGCGATCCGCAACGTGGCGACCCTCGCCCAGGACGCGCTCGACGCCTTCCAGTCGCGCAGCGAACTGATTCTCGGTCCGAACGCGCCGGCGGCGGGAGCCGCACCGGCCAGCCAGTAAGGATCCGTCAACCTTGCCGGCCGTGACGGCCGGTGTTTTGTGCGGGATTCCGATCCCCCACGGGAGAGAAGACCATGGCAAGAATTTTCGATGTCGTCGAATATCCGGATGAGATGCGGGATGAAATCGTGCACCGCTTTCCCGAAAGCGGGTACGGGGATTTCCGAATCGGTTCGCAGGTGATCGTCCGCGAGGCGCAATCGGCGGTCTTCTTCCGCGACGGCCGGGCGCTGGACACCTTCAAGGCCGGACGCCACACCATCACCACCGCCAACGTGCCCTACCTGATCGACCTGATCGGCAAGGCCTTCAACGACCGCACCCCCTTCACGGCCGAGGTGTACTTCGTCTCGATGCGCGAATTCGCCGACCAGAAGTGGGGCACCGCCCAGCCGATCATCATCCGCAACCCCGGCATGGGCTTGGGGGTGGCGCTGATGCAGGGCTACGGCTCCTACTCGTTCCAGATGGCCAATCCCCAGCAGTTCGTGTCGCAGATCGTCGGGACCACCGGCGCCTATTCCACCGCCGACATCCAGGGCCGTCTGCGCGCGATCCTGCTTTCCAAACTGGCGGACCTGCTCGGCGAGACGGCGGCCAAGAAGGACGTGCCCTCGCTGATCGGGTTGACCGAGGAGCTCGGCGCCGGAGTCCGCGCTAAAGCCCAGGACGATTTCCAGGCGGTTGGCTTGACGCTGAAGCAGTTCTACATCGAAAGCCTCAAGCCTTCGGAGAAGAGCGCCGAGGAGCTGCGGGCGATGGGCATGCTCGATATGGCCACCTACACCCAGTTGCAGGCGGCCGACGCGATGCGTGACGCGGCCAAGAACCCGGCCGGCGGAGCCGGCCTGACCGCCGGCATCGGCGCCGGGATGAGCATCGGCCAGGTGATGGGCGAGGCGCTGAAGCAGGGCGCTTCCGCCAAGAATCTGGCGGGCGGAGCGGCCGCCGCCGCCGCCGCGGCGATGCCGGACGTGATGACCCCCTCCGACGTGGCCCAAATCCTCAAGGTCAGCGAAGAGGACGTCGTCGAGCTGATCAAGGGCAAGGAGCTGAAGGCCAAGAAGATCGGCAAAGGCTACCGGATCGGCAAAGCTGCACTCGAGGAATACCTGAGCAAGTAGCTTTCCCTTATAAATGCATGAGGCTCCTTCGCTTTCGAAGGAGCCTTTTTTTTATTTCTACTCGGCCTCCCCCGCATCCGCCCTTCGGGAGGATGGGATGAGGGGGGGAGAATTGGATGGTTTATCGACGGTTTTTCAATCCTTGCATCGGGCTGAGCAGAAGCCTTTTTTTTTTCGTCCGCTCAGCCCGAGGATCGTCATGCCGGAACGGATTTGGCCGGCCTCCAACATTCTCAACAACCATTGGGTTCCGGCTGTGAGCACCTCAGCTTTCCTCGCTTCCCGAGAGCAGGCGCGAGGGTGGGCGCCGGGGTGACGAACCCAACCTGAACCCCGGGGACGGAGCTTGGAAGATTCTCCCGCAACTCGAATGGCGGCGACCTGGGATGGGGGAAACCGCCTGAGCGGGTACGCCTTTTTTATGTGACGAAGGCGGGGCTGGGGTGGGTTAAGCGGGCGCCGGCCTCCGGCGTAGAACGCTGAATGCGAGCACCGCCAGAACCAAAACGGCTGTGACCAAGGATCCGATCACCAGCGTCGGAAAGGCCGACTGCTTGACGGCGATCCCCGCCAGCGCCCAGACGATGACCAGGTTGTAGGCGATGTCGCGCCGGGTCAGGCTCACCCAGCCGGCGATCGCCAGCACCGCGGCGAACAGGATCAGCGCCCAGGTCTGCCCGTCGATGCCGAAGCCGTCCCATTCCCAGTAGTAGAGCAGGTCGGTGACGTTCGCGATCGCGGCGACCGTGATCCATCCGAGGTAGATGCTGAAGGGTACGCGCGTCCACCACGTCTCGGCGCGCGGGACCCGGGTTTTTCCGATCTCGAGGTTCAGGTAGATTGCAATCAGCGCCGCCAGCAACACAAGCATGAAGACCAGGGTCAGCGGGAACTGCTGGTAGTGCCATGCGAACAGCCAGGCGATGTTCGCCAGACTGCCGACGACGAACGGGTATCCGATCTTGCGCAGGCGGGGATTATCGCGCTGGGCGGGAAGCGCCTGGTACACGGCGTAGGCGATCAGCCCGAGGTAGATCAGCCCCCAAATCGAAAACACATAGCCCGCCGGAACGAAATACACATCGAATTGGTCCGACACTTGGCCGGTGGTCACGCCGCCCAGGGGCAGCGCATTGGCCAAAAAGTTGACGGCCAGCGTGGCGGCCACGGCCAGCGCAACCGCGACTTGCCGAATAGTATCTTTCATGGAGCCCTCCCGTTGGAGGCATGGCTGGCCGGCTGTCTCCCAAACACCCGCCTCCGCGGGGCGGATCCGGGTTTCCATGCCATGTGAAATTGGATGCCGTCCGCGGGGAAAGGTGACAGCTGCTTATGGGGGCGGGTGGCCGCGCCGCTCCGGCCGGTTTTTCCGGATCCCCGTGCGGCACGGAATGCGAAGAGGGGGTCAGAGCTTCCCCGTCAACACCGGCTGTTTGGCGGCGCGGACTTCGTCGAGGCGGCCGACCGGCGCGTGGTGCGGGGCTTCGTGCAGCAATTGCGGATCGCTCCGGGCCTCGGCGGCGATTTTCTTCATCGCCTCGGCGAACGCGTCGAGCGTCTGCTTGCTCTCGGTTTCGGTCGGCTCGATCATCAGCGCGTCGTGCACGATCAGCGGGAACATCACCGTCGGGGGGTGCACGCCGTAGTCCATCAATCGCTTGGCGACGTCGACCGCGCGGATCCCCGGCGCGTCCGCCCAGCACCCTTCGGCGACGAACTCGTGCATGCAGATCCGGTCGTAGGGAACGGCGTAAGCGCCTTTCAGCAGGGTTCGGAGGTAGTTGGCGTTCAGGACGGCGGTCTCGGCCACCCGCCGCAGCCCCTCGGCGCCGAGCATGCGGATGTAGGCGGCGGCGCGGACCAGGACGCCGAAGTTGCCGTGGAAGGCGCGCATCCGGCCGATGCTCTTCTGCGGATCGCGAAATCCGTACAATGGGGGTTCCTCCTCGCCGCCCGGATCGAGAATCGCAACGACCGGCGCGGGCAGGAACTCGGTCAGTTTTTCGGATACGCCCACCGGGCCGGAGCCCGGACCGCCGCCGCCGTGCGGGGTGGAGAAGGTCTTGTGCAGGTTGAAATGCATCACGTCGAATCCGAGGTCGCCCGGCCGGACGATCCCGAGCAGCGGGTTGAGGTTGGCACCGTCTCCGTACAACAGCCCGCCGCAGTTGTGGACTGCGTCAGCCACCTCCAGCACGTTCTCCTCGAACAATCCAAGGGTGTTCGGATTGGTGAGCATCAGCCCGGCGACGGTGGAATCGCACGCCTTGCGCAGTTCGGCGAGGTCGATGTTGCCGCGCCGGTCGGACGGCACCTCCACCGCCTCCATCCCGGCCATCGACACCGAGGCGGGGTTGGTTCCGTGGGCGGAGTTGGGGATCAGCATCCGGCGGCGGTTCCGTTCGCCGCGGTCGAGATGGTAGGCGCGGATCATCAGCGCGCCGGTCAGCTCGCCGTGGGCGCCGGCCGCCGGCTGCAGGGAAACCGCCGCCAACCCGCTGATCTCGCCCAGCCAGGACTGCAGATGGTACATCAGGGAGAGGCATCCTTGCATGCTTTCCGGATTCTGCAGGGGGTGGACAAACGCGAATCCCGGAAGGCGCGCGGCGTCCTCGTTGATTTTGGGGTTGTATTTCATCGTGCACGAGCCCAGGGGGTAGAAGCCCTTGTCGACCGCGTAGTTCATCTGCGAGAGGCGCAGGAAATGCCGGACGACGTCGGCTTCCGACAGCTCGGGCAGCGGCAGGTCCTTGCGAATCAGCGACGGGGGCAGGGTGGAGGGATCCACGTCGAGGGCGGGCAGGCTCACTCCGCTGCGCCCCGGCGCAGAAAGTTCGTATACCGTCGGCTCGGTCATGGCATCCGCCTCATAAGGATTCCTCCGCCAGGGCGTCGGCGAGTCGGTCGATTTGCTCGCGCGGGGTCATTTCGGTGAAAGCCAGCAGCATGTGGTTGGCCAGGCACGGAAAATCCCGCCCCAGATCGTATCCGCCGATGATCTCCCAATGATCCAATAAATTCCGGTTTATCTCGGCGACCGATTTCGGGCAGCGCAGGACGAATTCGTGGAAGAAGGGGAAGCGCGAGACGACCTGGAATCCGGGCAGCCGGGCAACCCGGTCGGCGGCGTAGTTGGCGCGGTGGTAGCACAGTTCGGCCACCCGCCGCAGGCCGTGCTTCCCCAGCAGGCTGAGGTAGACGGTCGCCGCCAGCGCCATCAGCGCCTGGTTGGTGCAGATGTTCGAAGAGGCCCGTTCGCGCTTGATGTGCTGTTCGCGCGCGGCGAGGGTGAGCACGTATCCGCGGCGCCCCTGCCCGTCGGACGTCTCCCCGGCGATGCGGCCGGACATTTTATGCAAGTAGGCCCGCCGCGTGGCGAAGAACCCCAGGTACGGGCCGCCGCAGGAAAGGGGAATGCCGAGCGGCTGGCCTTCCCCGAAGACGATGTCCGCCCCCATCTCCCCCGGGGGTTTCAGCAGTCCGAGGGCGATGGGGTTGACCGCCACCGCCAGGAGCGCCCCGGCGGTGTGCACCACCTCCGCCAGCGGCGCGAGGTCGTCGACTTCCCCCACGAACGACGGGTAAGGAGCCACCACCACGGCGGTGGATTCGTCGACGCAGGTCGCCAGGTGCTTGATCCGGCTCCGGGCTTGGAAGGCCGAGTAGGTTTCGGGGGTTTCGTCGCCGGCGAAATGGATGTCCGCCCCCTGCAGGTAGGTGCGGATGACCCGCCGGTAATGCGGATGCAGGACCGGCGAGAGCACCACCCGCCGGCGCCCGCGCGATTGCTGCAGGGCGAGGACCACCGCCTCGGCGGCGGCCGTCGCCCCGTCGTAATGCGAGGCGTTGGCCGCTTCCATTCCGGTCAGCGCCGCGATCAGGGTCTGGAATTCGAAGATGGATTGCAAAGTTCCCTGGGAAATTTCCGGCTGGTACGGCGTATAGGCGGTGTAGAACTCGCCCCGCAACAGGAGGTGGTTGACCGCCGGCGGGATGTAGTGGTGGTAGGCGCCCGCGCCGAGGAAACAAGCCGTATCCTGCGCCTGCACGTTGGCTTCCGCCAAGAACCGCATTTCCGAGATTGCCTCCGGCTCGGAGGCCGGAGCCGGAAGGTTTAGTTTCGGATACCGCCGGGTTTCCGGAACGGCGGAGAACAAATCCTCGATCCTGTTAACGCCGACGGCCTTGAGCATTTCGGCGCGTTCCGCTTCGGTATGGGGAAGAAAGGGCATGCTGCCTCTGGTTGGCGGAGCCGCTCCCGGCGCTCCGCGGGACCGCCGTCAGCGCTGGCGTCCGGCGCAATACGCTTCGTAGCTCTTCGCGTCCATCAGCAAATCCAACTCGGCGGGATCGGACAGAGTGAATTTCACCATCCAGCCTTCGCCGTAAGGATCTTTGTTGATCACTTCAGGCGCGCCGGCGAGCGCGGGGTTCACATCGGTCACCGTTCCGCCGGCTGGGAGGTAAATCTCCGCCGCCGCCTTTACCGATTCCACCGAGGCGGCCGGTTTGCCCTGCGCCAAGGCGTCGCCTTTTTTAGGGAACACTTCCACATAGACGATGTCGGAGAGCTGGCTTTGGGCGTAGTCGGTGATGCCCATGGAGGCTTGGTTTCCCTCCACCCGGACCCATTCGTCGGTTTTCGTGTATTTCAATTCGTTCGGGACGATCATGCGAAACCTCCAAGAGACAAAGTGCCGTGCGCGCCGGCGCACGCTCCGGCGGCGATCCATTGCCGGGCGAAGGGCGGGAGTGTTCCTGGCCGGGCGTGGAAGACGTCGTCAACCGACCTCCTTGCGAGCGCCGCCGCCCTTGCGGCGCGGGGCGGGGTCGGGGCCGGGGGGTGAAGTGACGAAGCCCCTCTTTTTTCAGAAGAAGAAAATTGCTTCGCTCCTTCCGGCCGCTCGCCAAGATGCCTGGGAACGCCTTTTCAGGACCCTGCTGGGCGGAAAAAGCAAAGCTCCGGCACCCGGTTCGCGGGGACGGGTTTCGGCACGGAAACTCCCCCTCGGATTGCGGACGCCGAAGGTTCTTTTTTTTTCCCGCGCTTCGGCATGGGATGCAACCGGATTCTATGAAGCGGCGGACGGAAAGTCAAGGAAGGAATGTCAAAAAAAGGGGGAGTATAATCCTGAGTGTGCCGCGGCCGCCGGGAAAACGCCGATTTCGAAAAAGACGGCCGGCAATTTCGGGGTGAGAGGAGCCCTTCATCCGCAGGATGGCAGCGCGAAAAATCCGCGTTCTGATGGCGAAACCGGGGTTGGACGGGCATGACCGCGGGGCGAAGGTGGTCGCCCGCGCACTGCGGGATGCCGGGATGGAAGTGATCTACACCGGTTTGCGCCAGACCCCCGAAATGATCGTCGATGCCGCGCTGGAGGAAGACGTCGACGTGATCGGCCTGTCGATCCTATCCGGCGCGCACGGCAGTCTGATCCCGCGCGTCATGCGGCTATTAAAAGAAAGGGGGCTCGAGCGCGTGCGGGTCCTGGTTGGGGGCATCATCCCCGAGGCCGAGATTCCCGATCTGAAGACGGCGGGGGTCGCTGAAGTGTTCGGCCCGGGGACGCCCACCGCCGACGTGGCGGAGGCCATCCGGCGGCTGTTGGGAGAACCCCAGCCCGGATAAAGCGCGACGGATGCCGACCCAGACCGACCTCGTTGCGGCGGGCGACCGCCGTGCTCTCGCCAACCTGATCAGCCGGATCGAGCGGGAGGATCCCGAAGCGCGGGAGATCCTCGGCCGGCTACACGGGCGGACCGGCAAGGCGATGATCGTCGGCATCACCGGGGCGCCCGGCACCGGAAAATCGACCCTTGCGGCCGTGCTGGCCCGCGCCTTCCGCCTCGGCGCCGGCGGCGAACCGCCGCGGACGGTCGGCATTCTGGCGGTCGATCCGACCAGCCCGTTCTCGGGGGGAGCCGTCCTCGGCGACCGGATCCGGATGCGCGATCTGGCCGGCGACGCGGGGGTGTTCATCCGGTCGATGGCCTCCCGCGGGCAGCTCGGCGGCCTTTCGCGGGCGAGCGAAGGGGCCGTGCGCGCCCTCGACGCGGCGGGCTTCGAAGTGATCCTGGTCGAGACGGTGGGCGTCGGGCAGGACGAAGTCGAGATCGCCCGCCGGGCCCACACGGTGGTGGTCGTCGAAACGCCGGGACTGGGCGACGACATCCAGGCGCTCAAGGCCGGAATCCTCGAGATCGCCGACATCCTGGTGGTCAACAAGGCCGATCTGCCCGGCGCGGATTCGGCCGCCGCCTCGCTCCGGGCGATGCTCGGACCCTCGTCCGGCGGCGCGGGGGGTTGGGAAACGCCGATCATCCTGACGACCGCCGCCGCCGGAAAAGGCGGGCAGGAATTGGCCGCCGCGATCCGCGAACACCGCGATTTCCTGCGCCGGACCGGCGCCGACCGCAAGCGGGAGCGGGACCGGGCCGAGGCGGATTTGCGCGAGCGGATGCGGGAGCGGTTGTTCGAACGCTGGCAATCCTCCAACCCGCGCGGGCTTGCGGGGTGGATCGAACGGATCGCCGCCCGCGAGTGCTCGCCGGAGGATGCGGCGGAGAAGTTGTTGGGAGAGTAACCCCGCCCTCCCCCCACAATCACGTCCCCCCATTCCTTTGGAATAGGGGGACCATAGGGGGGTGGGTAGGGAAGGGGAGGGGTTCGAGGAAATGCGATGCACTACTTCGGAGAAAAAATCCGCCTGCGCGCGATCGAACGGGACGACCTGCCGCGGTACGTGGCCTGGTTCGCCGATTCCGCCGTCAGCGAGAACCTCTCGAGCCAGATGCCGATGAGCCTAGCCCACGAGGAGCGCTGGTACGAGGAGAACCTCAAGCAGCCCCCGGATCAGCAAGCCTTGGCGGTGGACCTGGACCGGGGCCGGGGGAAATGGGAGCATGTCGGCGGGACGGGGTTTCATGTCGTCGATCAGCGCAACCGCTTCGCCGAATGCGGGCTGTTCATCGGGGTGAAGAAATACTGGGGCAAAGGGTACGGCCGGGATATCCTCCGGACCCTGCTGCGCTTCGGATTTGAAACCCTGAACCTGAACCGAATCCAGCTGCGGGTGATGGAATACAACCGGCGGGCGATCCGCCTGTATGAGAAATCCGGTTTCGTGCGGGAAGGCTCGATGCGGGAGGCGCATTTTTACCGGGGCCGCTACTGGGACATGCACCTCTATTCCATCCTGCGCCGGGAGTGGCAAGCCCTTCCCGGCAACCCCAAGGAGTAGGACAGGCATGGCAAGCTACAATGGGATCAAGCTCTTCGCCGGCCGCGGATCGGTGGACTTGGCCGCGGCGATCTCCAAATACATCCGCATTCCGCTCAGCGGCCACGACGTGATGGATTTTCCGAACGAGAACGTCTTCCTGCGCCTGCATTCCAGCGTGCGCGGCCAGGACGTCTACATCATCCAGACCACCTCCTCGCCGGTCAACCGCAACTTCATGGAGCTCCTGATCACCCTGCGCACGCTCAAGCAGGATTCGGCCGACCGCGTGACGGCCGTCGTTCCCTACCTGTGCTACACGCGCTCCGACAAGAAGGACCAGCCGCGGGTGGCGATCACCGCCCGGCTGATCGCGGATTTGATCGAAGCCGCCGGCGCGGACCGCTATATCTTCCTGGACCTGCACGCCGGGCAGATCCAGGGATTTTTCTCCGTGCGCGGCGACGTGCTGACCACCTTTCCGATCCTGAGCGGATATTTTTCCAAAAAGAAGAAGAAGATGCACGAACCGGTGATCGTCACCGCCGACCTGGGGTTCGCCAAGAAGGGCCGCAACTTCGCGGCCTCGCTCGGATGCAGCATGGCCTTCATAGAAAAGCGGCGCAAGGGCAACAAATCGCTGACCGAAGTGCTGACCGTGGTGGGGGACGTGGAGGACCACGACGTGGTGATCGTCGACGACGAGATCGACACCGGCGGGACGATCTGCCAGGCGGTGAAGACCGTCAAAGAATTCGGCGCCCGCGACGTTTATCTGTCGTTCGTCCACCCGGTCCTTTCCGGTCCGGCCGTTGAACGGCTGGCCGGCCTGCCGGTCCGCGAGTTCGTCACCACCGACACCATTCCGATCCCGGCGGAGAAGAAGGCCCTGCTCGGAAACCGGCTGGTGGTGCTCTCGGTCGCCCCGCTGTTGGGCGAGGTGATCCGCCGCACGCACGAAGGGCGGAGCGTGGGCGAGCTGTTTCATGAGTGATTCGTTCCATGCCAAAGCTTGGAGGCCCGCCGGAGGCGGGCCGGCAAAGAAATCTCCCGCCATTTTAAGGAGATTGCTTCGGGGCCTCCGTCCCCCCGCAATGACAGCATCCCGGATATCATGAGATTCTCCATAAAGGAAACCACACCTCAATGCTGAACTCGCTCATTCGCCTGGTCGGCGGGGATCCCAACCGCCGCGATATCGAACGCTACTCCGCGTCGGTCGAAAGGATCAACGGCTTGGAGGCGGATTATCAAGCGCTCTCCGACGAAGCCTTGCGGGGCAAGACGGCGGAATTCCGCAAGCGGCTGGAGGACGGCGAATCCCTCGACGACCTGCTGGAGGAGGCGTTCGCCGCGGTGCGCGAAGCTTCGCGCCGGGCAATCGGCCTGCGCCACTACGACGTCCAGCTGGTCGGCGGAATGGTCCTGCACCAGGGAACCGTGGCGGAGATGCGAACCGGCGAGGGGAAAACCCTCGTCGCCACGCTGCCGCTGTACCTCAACGCGCTTACGGGCAAGGGCGCCCACCTGGTGACGGTCAACGACTACCTCGCCCGGCGCGACGCCCGCTGGATGGCGCCGATCTACATGGGCCTCGGCCTGACCGTGGGCGTGCTGCAGGAGGCCTCCCGCACCGACAACGCGCGCAAGGCCTTCCTGGTCGATCCGGCGCGGGAATCCACCCAGGAGGACAGCGACAAGCTGCGGCTGGTGGACCGGCGCCAGGCGTACGCCGCCGACATCACCTACGGCACCAACCACGAGTTCGGCTTCGATTACCTGCGCGACAACCTGGCCTTGAGGCGCGAGGAGCGGGTCCAGCGGGAGCGCAACTTTGCCATCGTCGACGAAGTGGACAACATCCTGATCGACGAAGCGCGGACTCCGCTGATCATCTCCGGCCCGGCGGCCGAGGAACAGCAGGAATACAAGCGCATGGCCCAGGCCGTGCGTCAGCTTCGCCCGGAAGATTACGAGATCAACGAGCGCGACCGGACGGTCAACCTGACCGAGGCGGGGGAAAGCCACATCGAGCAGATCCTCGGCCAGCCCCTGCGCGATCCGGACAGGCCGGAGGACGTGACGCCCGAGCAGGCGCGGCTGGCCGGCTACCTGAGCCAAGCGATGCGCGCCGAACTGCTCTTCCGCCGCAACCGGGATTACCTGGTCCAGGGCGGGCAGGTGGTGATCGTCGACGAATTCACCGGAAGGCTGATGCACGGCCGGCGGTGGTCCGACGGTTTGCACCAGGCGGTCGAGGCCAAGGAAGGGCTGGAGGTCCAGCCGGAAAACGTCACCTACGCCACCATCACCCTGCAGAATTACTTCCGTCTGTACGCCAAGCTGTCCGGGATGACCGGCACGGCGCTGACCGAAGCCGAGGAATTTCACAAAATCTACACCCTGAACGTCACCCCGATCCCGACCAACCTCGAATACCTCGCCGGGCGGCAGGAGATGGATCTGGTCGAAGTGCCGTTCCGGGAGAACGGCAACAAGTTCTTTTTCTTCGCCCGCAAGGCGGATCCGGATACCCCCGTGTTCTGGCGGCGCAAGGACTACAAGGACGTGATCTACCGGACGGAGGAAGCCAAGTTCCGTTCGGTGTGCGCCGAAATTCTGCAGATGCACGTCCTCGGGCGCCCGGTGCTGGTGGGCACGACGTCGGTCGAACGTTCGGAGATCCTTTCGGAGCGCTTGCGGGCGGAGCCCCTGCGCAAGCTGGCGCTGACCCTGCTCCTGCGCGACGCCTGGTTTAAAACCCACAACCGCGAGGAGGACGGCCGCCAGGTGGAGGAGCTCAATCCCCTGGCCGAGCCGCTCGGGAAGCTGGCGCCCTCCGTCCTGCGCGCCATCGCCAAGCCGCTGGAGCTTCCGCTCAATCCGGAAGAGCCCGGCAACGTGGATCGGCTGATGCACCTGCTTGCCCTGCCGGAGGATTCCCATCCGCGGCTGATGCAGGCCCTGCAAAAAGGCATCCCCCACCAGGTGCTCAACGCCAAGA from Anaerolineales bacterium encodes the following:
- a CDS encoding patatin-like phospholipase family protein; this translates as MLAVVFSGGGNYGALEAGALEVFLEAGIKPGLWAGTSAGGLNAIHMASDPTVQGARKLQDLWRKARPVPQGGASVFTAARRFATGAESLFPNEPIVEFFRANLPEGCQTFGDVHRRTRQRAFALAVEYPGNVVRVFGEHREDRLLDGAMATSALPPYFPPWKAGSRRYLDGALAANLPVRVAVDYGAEEILALNVEGSIIYIEGSGIVNVSGFALGAMVAQLTARQLEVARHEGVRVHLLTLDAGPVRPWDFTQAEALIERGRQMARNYLAQKENRIPRGATWRWRFQRLFGGRPRPKPW
- a CDS encoding SPFH domain-containing protein — translated: MARIFDVVEYPDEMRDEIVHRFPESGYGDFRIGSQVIVREAQSAVFFRDGRALDTFKAGRHTITTANVPYLIDLIGKAFNDRTPFTAEVYFVSMREFADQKWGTAQPIIIRNPGMGLGVALMQGYGSYSFQMANPQQFVSQIVGTTGAYSTADIQGRLRAILLSKLADLLGETAAKKDVPSLIGLTEELGAGVRAKAQDDFQAVGLTLKQFYIESLKPSEKSAEELRAMGMLDMATYTQLQAADAMRDAAKNPAGGAGLTAGIGAGMSIGQVMGEALKQGASAKNLAGGAAAAAAAAMPDVMTPSDVAQILKVSEEDVVELIKGKELKAKKIGKGYRIGKAALEEYLSK
- the gcvPB gene encoding aminomethyl-transferring glycine dehydrogenase subunit GcvPB; this encodes MTEPTVYELSAPGRSGVSLPALDVDPSTLPPSLIRKDLPLPELSEADVVRHFLRLSQMNYAVDKGFYPLGSCTMKYNPKINEDAARLPGFAFVHPLQNPESMQGCLSLMYHLQSWLGEISGLAAVSLQPAAGAHGELTGALMIRAYHLDRGERNRRRMLIPNSAHGTNPASVSMAGMEAVEVPSDRRGNIDLAELRKACDSTVAGLMLTNPNTLGLFEENVLEVADAVHNCGGLLYGDGANLNPLLGIVRPGDLGFDVMHFNLHKTFSTPHGGGGPGSGPVGVSEKLTEFLPAPVVAILDPGGEEEPPLYGFRDPQKSIGRMRAFHGNFGVLVRAAAYIRMLGAEGLRRVAETAVLNANYLRTLLKGAYAVPYDRICMHEFVAEGCWADAPGIRAVDVAKRLMDYGVHPPTVMFPLIVHDALMIEPTETESKQTLDAFAEAMKKIAAEARSDPQLLHEAPHHAPVGRLDEVRAAKQPVLTGKL
- the gcvPA gene encoding aminomethyl-transferring glycine dehydrogenase subunit GcvPA yields the protein MPFLPHTEAERAEMLKAVGVNRIEDLFSAVPETRRYPKLNLPAPASEPEAISEMRFLAEANVQAQDTACFLGAGAYHHYIPPAVNHLLLRGEFYTAYTPYQPEISQGTLQSIFEFQTLIAALTGMEAANASHYDGATAAAEAVVLALQQSRGRRRVVLSPVLHPHYRRVIRTYLQGADIHFAGDETPETYSAFQARSRIKHLATCVDESTAVVVAPYPSFVGEVDDLAPLAEVVHTAGALLAVAVNPIALGLLKPPGEMGADIVFGEGQPLGIPLSCGGPYLGFFATRRAYLHKMSGRIAGETSDGQGRRGYVLTLAAREQHIKRERASSNICTNQALMALAATVYLSLLGKHGLRRVAELCYHRANYAADRVARLPGFQVVSRFPFFHEFVLRCPKSVAEINRNLLDHWEIIGGYDLGRDFPCLANHMLLAFTEMTPREQIDRLADALAEESL
- the gcvH gene encoding glycine cleavage system protein GcvH → MIVPNELKYTKTDEWVRVEGNQASMGITDYAQSQLSDIVYVEVFPKKGDALAQGKPAASVESVKAAAEIYLPAGGTVTDVNPALAGAPEVINKDPYGEGWMVKFTLSDPAELDLLMDAKSYEAYCAGRQR
- a CDS encoding cobalamin B12-binding domain-containing protein, which codes for MAARKIRVLMAKPGLDGHDRGAKVVARALRDAGMEVIYTGLRQTPEMIVDAALEEDVDVIGLSILSGAHGSLIPRVMRLLKERGLERVRVLVGGIIPEAEIPDLKTAGVAEVFGPGTPTADVAEAIRRLLGEPQPG
- the meaB gene encoding methylmalonyl Co-A mutase-associated GTPase MeaB; protein product: MPTQTDLVAAGDRRALANLISRIEREDPEAREILGRLHGRTGKAMIVGITGAPGTGKSTLAAVLARAFRLGAGGEPPRTVGILAVDPTSPFSGGAVLGDRIRMRDLAGDAGVFIRSMASRGQLGGLSRASEGAVRALDAAGFEVILVETVGVGQDEVEIARRAHTVVVVETPGLGDDIQALKAGILEIADILVVNKADLPGADSAAASLRAMLGPSSGGAGGWETPIILTTAAAGKGGQELAAAIREHRDFLRRTGADRKRERDRAEADLRERMRERLFERWQSSNPRGLAGWIERIAARECSPEDAAEKLLGE
- a CDS encoding GNAT family N-acetyltransferase, translated to MHYFGEKIRLRAIERDDLPRYVAWFADSAVSENLSSQMPMSLAHEERWYEENLKQPPDQQALAVDLDRGRGKWEHVGGTGFHVVDQRNRFAECGLFIGVKKYWGKGYGRDILRTLLRFGFETLNLNRIQLRVMEYNRRAIRLYEKSGFVREGSMREAHFYRGRYWDMHLYSILRREWQALPGNPKE